Proteins found in one Synergistota bacterium genomic segment:
- a CDS encoding RNA-binding S4 domain-containing protein encodes MDKFLKESGIIKRRTMAQELIEKGLILLNGRETKPSARVKVGDEIKVYLPGRALLFRVMALRGKDRVVFLGELGE; translated from the coding sequence TTGGATAAATTTCTGAAAGAAAGTGGTATAATTAAAAGAAGAACCATGGCTCAAGAGTTGATAGAAAAAGGCTTGATTCTACTTAATGGGCGGGAAACCAAGCCTTCAGCGAGGGTGAAGGTGGGAGATGAAATTAAGGTCTATCTGCCCGGAAGAGCTTTGCTCTTTAGGGTCATGGCTCTTAGAGGGAAAGATAGGGTAGTGTTTTTAGGGGAGTTGGGAGAATGA